The segment GATTAGCGGGCATCCATCCCTCAGCAACTTGCTGGAGATCACCAAGTCTTCGGGGCAGACAAGTAATGCCGTTCATCTCCGGAGTTTTGGCGGATTGCGGAAAGTTGGGTTTGCTGGTGCTTACGAGAGCTTTGGCAAACCGCGGGTTTGCAATTCCATCAGACGCGCGAAATGGCCATTGGGTCTAGCTAGCAAGGCCGACACTGAACCATCTTCGATAATTTTGCCGCGTTGGAACACCAAGACGCGGTCCACCCCGCGCAGTGTTGAGAGTCGGTGGGCGACGATGAAAGTAGTGCGGCCTTGGCACAGTACGTCGAGGTCGTCCTGGAGGCGCGCTTCGGTCTCCAGGTCGAGGGCGCTGGTCGGCTCGTCGAGAATGACAATACGCGGATCGCGCAGAAATACCCGGGCCAAGGCGATGCGCTGGCGTTGACCACCTGACAACCGGCCACCGCGTTCGCCACAAAGTGTGTCGTAGCCGCGCTCCAGTTTACGGATAAAGTCGTCGGCTTGCGCCTTCGTGGCGGCCGTTTCGATCTCGGCATCGGTGGCGGTCGGTCGGCCAAAGCGGATGTTTTCGCGAACGCTGGTGTTCCATATAAACGCATCCTGGCCCATAATCGCGACCGAGCGGCGCAGCGTACGCAGGCCGATGTCGGCGATCGGCTGGTCGTCGTAACGGATGTCGCCTTTATCGGGCTGATAAAAGCCCATCAATAAATCGAGCAGCGTGCTCTTGCCCGCGCCGGTCTCTCCAACCAAGCCGATCCGCTGGCCGGCGGGAATGTGGAGGTTGATGTCGACCATCGTGGGTGTACCTATGTCAGCGCCGGGGTAGCGGAACGAGACGTTACGCAGGGTCAGCTCACCGCGCAGGGCGGGTGGTTGCGCGCTCCGGCCGTCGGGTCGGTAGCCTTCCAATTCATGCGAATCAAGGATGGCCAACATCGCCTCTAGCCCGGGCTTGGCCTGCAGCCACGCGTCGTAGGCACCGAAGAATGACTGAAACCCTCCGCGTACAAAACCCAACATGCCAGCGAAGGCGACCAGCGAGCCCAGCGGAAGCGAGTTGTTTAAATAAAGCAGGCCGCCGACGCACCACACGACCACGCCTAGGTATTCACCGATCATTTGCATCCCCATCATCACCCAGCGCATGGTAACGCTTGCCTCGATGCCGCTGCCGCGCACGCGCTCGATCACCTCGGCTAGCTCGGCTGCGGCGATCTCCTCGTTGCCCAAGCTCTTGGTCACCCTCATGCCGCCGATGAACTCGACTACGCGGGCGGAGAAATCCTCGCCGGTCTGCTGTACTCTCTGGTTAAGTCGCTCCAGTCGCAGACGCACGCTACGCATTACGAGTACCTGTGCTGGCACGGCCAACAGCGTGATCGCAGCCAGCAGCGGACTCAGCCAAGCCAGATAGACTAGCGCGCCGAGTCCCAGGGTGATGGAAACAATCAAGTACCCGGACAAGTTAACCAAAAACGCCTCTACTCGGCCCAAATCTACGGTGACTTGATTGGCCAGCGCACCGGCTCCCCTTCGGGTGAAAAATCCGAGCGACATGCGTTGTAGCTGATCGACCAGCAAGCGACGCAGGCGAGCGGTGGAGGCTCGCACCAAGCGTTGGCTGAAAGCGAACGCCTTCACGGTAAACCATGCGTGCAACGGCCAAAGCGCGAGGTTGGCTAATGCGTAGATCCCGATCCATCTGATGCGTTCCTCCAAGGTCAACGCTGTGTTCTGTAAAATATGGTCCACCAAGATGCCCACGCCCGCATAGAACGGCAGGTAGCTGAGCGATTGCAGGATCTGGAAAACGACGGCGGCGCGGAGTAGGCCGTCATCAAAACGAATTAGCGTCCACAGGCGCTGGAGCGGCGTGGCAGTCTGGTCGCGTTTTTGCATGGTGAGAGGTGCAGCCCAGTCGTCAGGCCGAATTAAAAACAATTGTATCAACCCAATAAACCGGACTTTGCTTTTATAAAGTGGGAGTGTTCATGGGTGAACACTCTTTCGGACGGCCTTAGCATACGTCGCCGACAGGATAGCGAAGCGCTACGTCACGCCCTATATCATTAAAATTAGCCGTCACCGGCATTCGTATGGGTGATAAAAGCGGCTCGCGAAACCAGCCCAGGCTTTCAACGGTGAAATCGGTATCGCGTTGGAAATCCCAGACGCCGGAAAGATCCGTGAAGCTGCGATATCCATTTGGGACAGGGTTAATCATACAGAAATAATCTTGGTCGTAATCAGGTAATAGCGGAATGACTACGAAAACATAAGTACCAGCTGGTTAGTATTAAACGTTTTAAAACTTGGGCTGGGTCCTAGTCAACCGGGTCGGGTGGGGCGGGGTCTAGCAGCATGACTTGCACGGGGCGTAGGAAGCCGGGGTAAAGCAGGGCAACCCGCCTATCTTTGGGCGAGAGGCCTTGTGAGGTGGAGTTGATCACGCGGCCTTCGTTTTCGATTTCGGCGGCGACCAACAGCTCAACCATGGCCGCAGCATCACCGGTCAACCCAGTAGGCAGTGTCAGGCGGCCTTTCAGGGGTATCGTACCGCTGGAACTCCCGAGTTTAACGGCCAATTCACAGGGCATAAGATTGATAAAACTAATCGATCCTACCGGAATCGAGTCGAGGCTTTGGTTAATGGCTTTGAGGGACACTTCGCCACTGGACTCATTGAGTGCGACGAGGACTATGATATTGCGCCAGGAGGGATCGACCGTGGTTTCAGCTACGGGGATAATCTGCGGTGGTTGGGTCGGATCCGGGGAGCGCCGTTCGCGATAAATCAAAATACGACCTTCAGCTTTTCGCGTGAAGGGGCCCCTGGTCTGCCCGGGGGTAAGGGTGAGGTCTTTCGTCACTTGGTCGGCGCGAAATTTGAAGCTGGTGCCCTTGTCGGCCTGGTCGCCTGAGCTGCCGACTTCTTTGCCGCCGATCATGCAAAACGTGATGACCTGGGCCTGTTTGTCTTTGGCTCCTGGCGCCGTGGTTTGCCCAGAGAGCAAGTTGGCGGCACCGAGCCAGGAGGCGATGAAAACGACGAGGAAAGAACGTGAGAAGATCATAGGTCGGAGGGACTGAGCCAGCGGAAGCTGACGATTTTGAAGCGGCGGCCGAAGTTTTGGTTGGTGAGCGTGGCGGAGGCGGGGGGCGTTTCGGGCGTGTTGGTGGTGTCCACATAGTCGGGAACACGTTGAACGATGGCCTCGCACCATGCGCGGCTGAGCACGGTGGTCGTTGAGGTGTTGAGCGGATCTACGACCTCGCCGTAGGTGCGGATGCGGAAGGTATCAGAGCGGGCGGAAAGCACGGGACCGAGCACTTGCAGGAGATCGGCTTGGGTGAGGAACCCGGGCGTGGCGGCCGAGCGAGAGATGGCGCCTTGCGATATGAATCGGGCGCTGTCGAAACCGGGGACTTGCGTGGTGACCGATGGCCTTAGGCTTACACTGGTGATGGTGCTCGGCGTGTTGAGACCGGTGGTCGTTGTGGTACCGCCATTAATGGAGGGGGTGGCGTCTATGGCGGCTTGGAGCGGGCCCGTGAATTGGTGGGCTTGGGTGCTGGATGAAGGGCGGCGGTTGACGAAGTCGGCCAAGCCACGGAAGGGGCCGAAGCTGCTGTCGGCGGCACGGGCCTTGATTTGTGCGACGATGGCGATGGCGAGATCGTCGAGCTGCGCATCAGTGAGACTGCGGAAGCCGGCGTAGACCTTGGAACTCGATTCGGCGATGCTGGCGGCAGTGGCGGAATCTACGTGGTCTTCGACCGGATAGACGGCGCGGGCAAACGGCGTGTGTTGGCTGTTGGCCACGGTGGCCGTTGAGCCGCCTTGCTTGACGACCGGGGCTTTGCGGGTGGAGGCGAGCACGGCTCGCCAGGCTTCGCGCGAGGTCGAGTTGATATTAAAGGCCCCTTCGACGAGCAGGTTGTTGGCGGCCGAATCGAAGTTTTGCAGGGAGCTGGCCAAGCCTGAAGCCGCGAGGTTTTTCGGATCGTAGAGCGAGTGGCGGGGATTGGCTAAGGGGAAACTCGGGGGGCCGCTGGTGGGCACGGAAGAGAAGTAGTATTTATCCCACAGGGCCGTGTTCAGCACGAAGCTGAGATCGAAGTGGAATCGTTGAAAGGTGTTGTTGTAGACGCCGCCGAAGCTTGAATCACCCCAGTCGGGAAAGCCGTCGAGGTCGGAGCTGAGCACGCGTGGATCGACATAGGAGTTGCCGATGGCGTAGGCCGGCATCGCGCTGGCGGCGTAGCCGGTGGGTGAGGCCGTATTGTTGAGAATGCCACTACTGGGATGGACGTTGGCGTGTTGGAGTGCTCCGAGTGAGAGGACGCCGGTTTCTAGGCGCGGCAGGTTGAATAGGACGGCTTTGGTCGGACCGGGATTGTCCAACGAGTAGCCGATGTAGGCGTTGTTACCGCTGCTTTGGAAGTTGGCGAAGGTGGTGCCGGAGCCGCTAATCACGGCTTTATTGTAGTTGGGGGTGTTGTTGTAGCCGGCTGAGCCTGCATTTACTTTATCCAAAGCCGTGCGCGTCAAGGCAGGGGCGGCTGGGTTGTAGTGGGCCAGCCAAGGGAGCATCGAAAGACTATCGTTTATGGTGAAACTGACGCCGAGTGCCGTGACACTGGGCTGGAAGCTCATCTTGAGGGTGTTGAACCAACCGACCGCCGGGGCCGTACTGGTGGGGACGAATACCCCGGAGGGCATGGGCGCAAGTGTGGTGATTTCTTTTAAGGGGTCTCCGTTGTTTTTTAGGAAAACAGGTTCGGTGGCCCCCAGCGTTTTCCACGCCAGAGAGCCCGTGGGTGTGGGAGAAGAAGCGTCGCTGACCTTGCCGATGTAGTCGCTCCACCAGTTCATGCCATCGACTTTTTGCAGGAGGCTACCGGCTACGGTATAGCCCGTGGAGACCGCGCCGCTGTTGTAGAGAAAGAAGCCGGTTTCGCCCATATTAGCCACCGTGAGCACCAAGCGTTTAATGACGTCGCTGGCTGCGGGGGCCGGGGTTGAGGTAAAGGCCGAGGGCATGACTCCCGTGCCGGTGGGTGTGGTGCTGACGGTTTCCCACCAGAAATTGGTGCGCCAGCCAGGCGAGAGGGTGAGCTGGGCTGAGGTGGTGGCGGCGGCATAATCCACATTCGACCCTGGGGTGAAAACAATCGCCTCTCCGGGTGCGATCGGCGGGCAATTAATGATAAATCCTTTGGTCAAAAAGCTACTGCGAAGTCGATCCGTGCCCCATTTATAGCTCGTTGCCGCGCCGGCGGCGGGTCCCATTTCAGCCAATATTTTGGCATAGAAGGAGGAGGAGTTATAGAACTGGCCGGTGTATGTGGTCGCTTGGAGGGTGACGTCGTAGGGATTCCAAAGTACGACGGCCGGGAAATAGAGCAGGCGGAGGCTTTTGCTAGCATCGGCTTCGGCAGTCGCATGGATCCAGAGCTGCGTGCGCGCAAGCACGGGATAAATACCCATTTGCGTATCGGTGGTCGCGCGAGGCGCGATGGAGGGTGTGGCGCCTGAGAGCGAGTTCTGGAGTTGGACGTAAGAACGTAAGGCACCCCAGGAGGGCAAGGCCGCCGGAGTCGTCGTCGGTGCTCCGCTGGCTGGGATAGCGAAAAGGGGAGTCGAATTGATTATGCTCGTTGGGGGCGTGCTGCCGAGCAGGCCGGCGGTGAGATCCTTTTTCAGGCCGCCAGCGGAGACGTCGGCGAGCACGCCACGGCTGCTCACGGTAATATCGTGAAAACGGGCCTTGCGGAAACTACCGCTTGTGAAGGCTGAACCCAAGAACGCCATTTGCTCGCTGGATTGAAGTTTACCGAGGTGTCATTGGCCGTGTTGGTCGCCTCATAGGCCCCAGTGGCGTCGCCGAGGTAGTAGGGCGTCGCGTAGACGCCGCTCCGAACCGACCACGGCCAAGTGGCCGAGGCGGGCATCGTGGTGGTATTGGACAGGGAGGCATCGGTGGCGAGGAGTTCGCCGCCGGTGCGGCCGGGAACCATGATGCTTTGGCGTTGTTGTGTGGAGGTGGGGCTGACGGAGCTGAGGCTGGGCGAGCCGGTGGTGGTGGCTATGCGCTGGGCATTGGGGTCGGTCAGGTCGATGCGGGCTTTGACGCCCTCGTCGCCGACCCACCAGCCGTAGCGGGCGACCGTGGGGGTGCCGGAGAGACCGGCCACCGGGGCGGTGATGGTTTGCAGGGGGACGATGATACCGTTGCCGGTTACGGAGGTATCGGTGCTGGCCGCTCCGACCAGGCGCACGTAGTTGGTGGTGTCGTCGTAGTTTTTGGTGGACGCCCAAGTGGGAAGATCGGCAGCGGCGGCATTCGGGGCCGAACCGGAGAGCAGCCAGGTGGGGGTGGCGCTGGAGGGATTCCAAACTCCAGTCCAGTATTTCTTGGTGGCGTGGGTGGTCGCGAGGATGTCGGCGTTTGCGGTGACCCGCTGATCGGGGCCGGCCGAGGCCTGGAGTTTGCCTAGGGCGATATTGAGGGCCAAGAGCGCATTTGAACGGGCTTGATCGGCTTTTTGGTAATTGGCCGCGATCTGGGTTTCGACCCGCGTGAGCGCGGCCATGCTGACCATGATCAACACGAGCATCGACATCAGTACGATCGTTATGAGTAGGGCAAAGCCGGCTCTTTTAGGGGCCCGCGGGTTATGCGGGCTTGCGGCTAATTCTAACGATTCCATAAGTTGTTATTCGGCACGTTTCAGTGAAGCTTTAGCCGTTCGGATTGATTTTGTTTAAATCTACCGACTGGGTTTACGGTGCGGTGACTTGGAGGCGGAGGAAGCGGCGGGGGGTTGGGGTGACGAGAAACTAGAACCACGGGGAGTGCCCGGACGACACAGCCAAAGACCTTATGTTAAAGTTGTGGGGCATGCTGGCCGTACCGATGGCGTTTCTTGTATGGCAGCACTCCTGGTGGTGTGACGCGCAGGCTCAGTAAAAGCCGGGGCGAAGTCATCACGGCTCAGGCTCATGGTTTTGTCGCGGGCGGGCGGGCCGCGGAGAGGCGGGCGATCTCGGTGACGAGCAGCGGGATTCCGGTGGGCTGCATGGTGACATGGTCGGTTCCGCGGAACTCAACAAACTGGCAGTCCTTGTGGCCGGCGGCTTTCAGTCGGGTGAGCATCTCGGTGTTTTGTGAATACCGACCGGGAAGATCTTTGTCGCGGTCGCCCATGAGTAGAAGGAGGGGTGGTGCGTCGGCGCGGGCGTGGGCGAGCGGGGCGAAGGATTCGAGTTCGGCGCTGCCGGAGGCGGAGCGGAAAGAGGAGTGCGTCACCATTTGTGCGCTGAAGGGCACGAGGCCGACGATGCGATTGGCGTCGATCTGGTGGGCGGCGAGCCAAGAGCGATCTAGGGTGAGGAGGGTTGAGAGGTAGCCGCCGGCGGAGTGGCCGGACAGAAAAATGCGGCTCGGGTCGCCGCCATACTCCTGGATGTGCGCGAAGACCCAGGCCACGGCGGCGGCAGCGTCTTCAAGGGCGTTTACTGGCGTGCCGCGGGGGATGAGCCGGTAGTTGGGCGTCACCACGAGCAGGCCCTGTTGCAAGAGTTCGCCGGGGAACCAGGTCTTGTTGCCTTCGGTTAATCCGCCGCCGTGGAACCAGACCACGACAGGGAGGTTTTGCGCGGCACCAGCGGGAACGTGAATGTCGAGCACGCAGCGTTCCTGGCGGTATGGGTCTTTGGCTTCTTCAGGCGAAAGATAAGAAATGTCTTTGGCGCTACGGGCTTCTGACGCTGAGGCGCTGATGCCCACGAAGAGACAGGCGGAGAACAGGGCGGCGAAGGCCTTGAGAGAGAGCATTGAAGTGGGGTTTTTCATGGGGATGTGAGGCGTAGGCGCAGGAAACTCCGTGGCGAAACCGAGGCGGTGTCGGTGAAGGTGCCGGTTTGGCCGCAGTCGCCGGTGCTGACTCGGCTACCGGCTAAGATGCATGGCCGTTGACCACCTGGGGCGCTGTGCGGGCGGCGGCGGTGGTCACGGTGGCAGAATAGATCTGATCGTCTAAATACCCGGAATAAAAAGGGCTCAGGGCGCTCGGCGGATTTCTATTTCATCCAGTGCGAAACCATCCCCGATTTGCCAAATCGAGGCGTTGTTCAAAACCCATTGGAGTTTCACTTTAACCACCTTTTCTTCGCGGGAGCGCACGAGCTCGATGAATTTATTTACGCTGTCGTTATCGAACTCGGTTCCTTTGAAGGTGAAGGTCTTGAAGACGTCGCCGCCACCGAAAGCAAGCGGCAGGATCAACCGATTATCCCACTTGGCGGAATCGGGGAAATTGCCTTCAGGAAGAAGCGCCACAGCCAGCGATTTGACCTTTGGGAAACGCGCGGAGAATTTGAGGAGTAAGGAGCGGATGTCTTCCGCTTTGATTGCGACACCTGTCACGCCGAGGGAAATGTCGTTTAACGTGACCACGTGAAACTCATCGGTGGGCTGCGTCACCGTAACGCGGATGCCGCTGCTGCTAGCGGCACCCACGCCTTCCAATTCAGCTAATGTTAACTCCCCACCGCTCGACCATGCGTCGAGCTTGCCATTGGCGAGGGCGCGATAACCCGAGTTAGGCGGACCGGGATAGGTGTAGGTTTTCCCGCTTGGACGGTTGAAGTCCTCCCGGAGTAAAGTCTGGGCCGGAAGAGCGAGCAGACCGAGGGAGTAACCGAGCGTGAGTAATTGAAGACGACGGATGTTAGTCATGGCGTGCAGGGGATGATTTTAGGGCGAAGAAGTAGTTACCTTCAGGCGCATGAAACGGCGAGAGCTCGACGGGTTCAAGTCTTTAATCGTAACGTTAAGACCTGATGCGTTAGGATTCGTTTCAACGTCAGTCCAGGTGGTGAGATCCGACGAGGCTTGAATGGTGAAGGTGCGTTAGCCGTGTAGCGTTGGCCGTCTCGGCCAAGGTTTGAAACGGCGGAATTGGCCGGGGACGGCCAACACTACAACCGGAAATGCCTAGCGCCAAGGCAGACTCCATTCATGACGGCGTGGATTTGAAGTTGGGTTGTGATTGGGGTTATTCGGAAAGTTGGCGGAAGGTGTGAAACCGAGTGGGCTCAGGGTGCGGTGACTTTCAGGCGGAGGAAACGCTTGGTTGCACCGATGGGCGGTTTGTCGGTGACCGTGACGCTCGTGCTGACGGTGCCAGGGTTGATTGCTATGTCGCTCCAGGTGGCGAGGTCGGAGGAGCCTTGCACGGTGTAGGTCACTTCGCTGCAGGCACGTAGGAAGGTGAGGGTGAGCTTGCCGTTGGAGTCGACGGTCGAGGTGGGCAGGCCGGAGGGCGTGGCCGTAGTGGGTGAAAGCCCGAGGGCATATTCGAGGAGGTTGGAGATGCCGTCACCATCCGGGTCGGCGAGGTCGGCGGCGTTGCCGGTGGCGGCGATGGTGCCAAAGGTGGCGTTGCGCCAGGATTGCAGTGCGGTCCACGTGGTGACGGTGGCTGAGGTGACGGTTGGTCCGTTATCGCCGGCGGCGGTGGCGCTCACGGTGTAGTAATACGTAGTGCCGGGGATAGTGGTCGTATCGTTAAAAAAAGTGGCGGTGAGGCTCGAGGCGAGCGGGGTGAACGGGCCGTTGGAGAAGAGACTGCGGGCGACCTGGTAAGTGACAGTGGCATTGGTCGAGGTGATGGTAGCCCAGGCTAGGGCGACGCCGCTGGCGGACGGCGTAGCGGTGAGGCTGGCCGGGGCGAGCGGGCCGCCGTCGTCGAGGTAAAGAGCGGTCACCTCGGCGGGGGTAAGCACGCGGTCGTAGAGGCGCACTTGATCCAGCACTCCGGTAAGTGGACGCTGCAGATCGAGGCGATTGCCGAGCAGGGAGAGGGCGGTCGTGGTGGTCGCGTTGACGACGGGAAGCGTGCCGGTCCGGCTCATATTCGAAACGGGGTAGGTGCCAGTAAGCGAGCCGTTGAGATAGAACACGGGTGCAGTGTCGTTGCGCGAGAGGTCGAAGGTGATGACGACATGCTGCCAAGCGCCGGCGATTACTGAACCGGAGGAGCGCCAGTCGCCGCCGGTGCCGTCGTTGAAGCCGAGACCACCGGTGAAATTTGCATCCGTGCTAAAGTTGCGCACAAGGAAGAGGGATGGGCCGCCTTGGAGGCTTATGATGCGAGGGTATAGGGTGCCGGTCGGGGTCGCGTCTGCCTTTACCCACGCACTGAGGGAAAATGCGGTCGTGATGGCACCGTGTCCGAAGGAGGCTTTGGCGTTATTAGCGCCATTAAAGGCGAGCGCATTGGCGAACTTGCCGGAGGCCGTAAAGGTGGTGTTCGCATCGGCAAGAGTAGCGCTGCGCGAGTTGCCGGATAGATCGGCGGCGGTGGTGAGGCCGGTGCTTTCGTTGAAGCGCCAGTAGGCGAGCAGGCCGGAGTTCGGCAGGTCGGGACGGACCACGG is part of the Opitutus sp. genome and harbors:
- a CDS encoding ABC transporter ATP-binding protein, which gives rise to MQKRDQTATPLQRLWTLIRFDDGLLRAAVVFQILQSLSYLPFYAGVGILVDHILQNTALTLEERIRWIGIYALANLALWPLHAWFTVKAFAFSQRLVRASTARLRRLLVDQLQRMSLGFFTRRGAGALANQVTVDLGRVEAFLVNLSGYLIVSITLGLGALVYLAWLSPLLAAITLLAVPAQVLVMRSVRLRLERLNQRVQQTGEDFSARVVEFIGGMRVTKSLGNEEIAAAELAEVIERVRGSGIEASVTMRWVMMGMQMIGEYLGVVVWCVGGLLYLNNSLPLGSLVAFAGMLGFVRGGFQSFFGAYDAWLQAKPGLEAMLAILDSHELEGYRPDGRSAQPPALRGELTLRNVSFRYPGADIGTPTMVDINLHIPAGQRIGLVGETGAGKSTLLDLLMGFYQPDKGDIRYDDQPIADIGLRTLRRSVAIMGQDAFIWNTSVRENIRFGRPTATDAEIETAATKAQADDFIRKLERGYDTLCGERGGRLSGGQRQRIALARVFLRDPRIVILDEPTSALDLETEARLQDDLDVLCQGRTTFIVAHRLSTLRGVDRVLVFQRGKIIEDGSVSALLARPNGHFARLMELQTRGLPKLS
- a CDS encoding alpha/beta hydrolase, with the protein product MKNPTSMLSLKAFAALFSACLFVGISASASEARSAKDISYLSPEEAKDPYRQERCVLDIHVPAGAAQNLPVVVWFHGGGLTEGNKTWFPGELLQQGLLVVTPNYRLIPRGTPVNALEDAAAAVAWVFAHIQEYGGDPSRIFLSGHSAGGYLSTLLTLDRSWLAAHQIDANRIVGLVPFSAQMVTHSSFRSASGSAELESFAPLAHARADAPPLLLLMGDRDKDLPGRYSQNTEMLTRLKAAGHKDCQFVEFRGTDHVTMQPTGIPLLVTEIARLSAARPPATKP